Genomic DNA from Telopea speciosissima isolate NSW1024214 ecotype Mountain lineage chromosome 2, Tspe_v1, whole genome shotgun sequence:
TCAACTTCATTGTGGTGCTTTCGCCCTATACCAAAGCTTGAGAGTTTTGCCGCTGGGAGacaaataaaatcatttttaaatagATTGCATCTTAACAGTTAAGAATGTTGGATGAAAGATCAGTAACATGAGAAAGGGAGCAAAAATTGAGGCTCAAATAGCAACTAACGTCTTATAAGTTTGTAGTTGGATGGTCCCATTCGCGATCTCCATCAATTTTGGAAGGGTGCTTAATGGTTAAGATTAGTTTTTGCCATAGTTGGCCAATCATAGTCTGAGTACAATAGCTAATATCAGCACTTCTTTCCACAATTTTACGTGTTAAAATTCCTAAAAATTAAgtgctcaaaaaaaaaatatatatatatatataaattgcaGTGTAGGTACCTCACATTTGGCAAAATTGCACCTGCCGTAACCATTTACCAAGTTGACTACTTAACTGGAGCGATGATTTTACCAAAAGCCTTTAATTTGCTCAGGCAAAACTCATGTTGGCCTTCACCTGCACACCTTCCCCTTCCCTATACCACCTCACCTCTTTGCCGCTGTAGGGTACTATTCTCGGTGTTCACCGAATCCCCCCACCCCCTTGAGTTTGGTGAAAAGTAATTATCCCCATGTCCAATTTCAATTTCTCCCAGCAAACCAGTCAACTTTGCCCTAGGATCTGGGGTGTTTGGATATCATGTTCTACCTGGCCGAAGATTTGTCGAATTCTATTGTTCACAGTTACAGACCTCCTCTGTCCTCTGGGTACTACTCACCCAGGATAGCAATATTTCACCCACAGCTCTTTTCTAGTTGTCAACTCTCCCTTTTGTGAGACAATAGGGCAGCAATATCAGTGCCATTTTGGATGGTGTCATTGCATCCTCTGCAATGAACAACCTCTATGGGGATTTACTCCCTTAAAGCTAACTCCAACATGTCAAAAATTGTATAATAAAATggattaaaaattttcaatgaaaCTTGGAAACGGAGTGGAAAGAGTAGCAAAGAAGGGGTTCCTTGCTTTTGGGGTTTTTCATGTAATTCTTTATTCTGGTCAGGGGGTTTTAGTTGTGGGGCTTTCTTGTAACCGCTATATGTCCATGTCCATGTCGTCCTTGTGGGCATTGGATTCCTCATCTACAGGAGTATTGATGCAGGGGAAGTTTATATAATGGTCTTTGTGTTTTGCCAcgtggaaaaaaaaagagagttggTGCTGCACGAGAACTTGTACCCAAAACCAAAAGGCATTGGAACCACAGCGGTGGCAGTGACGGTGAATGAAACTGATGATGGAATATGATTTTGTCCAGGATCGTCCTGAGTAGCTTACCCCTCTTCATCATCAGATTCATGTCCATGCTTGGAGATGAGGTCCTTCCTCATCATGAAGAACATGATCCTCAAGATATTCATGAGTATGTGATCCCCAAGATATTCATAGCCTCATGGGAGAatgtacctctctctctctctctctctcttgattacACAATCCTCAAGATATTCATAGGCTCATGGGAGAGTGTACCTCATGATGAAAATCAAACTGGAAAACTGCTATCTTTGGCTCTTTTTCAATTATATATACATGGCCTCTAATTGACTAAATATGACTATCATTATTGAACTACATGTTTTTTACCATTATTTTTAATGGGATCTAGGAAGATATGCTTTTGAATCCTTTATTCACATATCCATTCTCTTCAGGATTCCATCAATGATATGCTGGTGGCATTGGAAGGAATTCTTCAATCTAAAAATGAGGCCATATTGCGCATGGCCATAAATGTCACAATGAAGTTGGTTGATGTTTTAGGCAATTCCATTCTCCAGTATTATGTGTTAAAGCTTGTTCATCCTTTGTCATCCTTGCTATCTTTTCATGATTCACATGTTGAAGTTTCATGTTCTATTGCTTTGAACCAAATCCTTTCAAAACTAAGTCTATGGAGAATCAAAAGGCAAGAGGAAGTCTGCACAATTTTGAGAGAAACAAACACAGTTGAGCATATTGTCCGTGGCTTACTGGACTTCACCACTGGGACTAGATCATTTGAATATTTTCAAGAGATGGCATCACTTTTGACAACAATCCTATGGCGATGGCCTCCCTTTAGGTATCCTGTTTGGAGTAATGGGAAATTGTTGCAAGTGTTAGGAGCTCTCTGTGTAAAGCCTGATTCTTCTGCTGCAGTTGTTCTTCTGCCATTATATTCCGCTTTAGGTACCCTGTTCTTACGGTAaaattctttcctttccttgttaTAATGTCTTTCCTTGCTATAAGAATCTAACTTGCACATTTTCTTGCTATGATGGCCTAAGAGAAATCTATGAATTTGGATGTCAGCTTTATGTGGTACTGGGGCTATGAAGCTGCTTGAGAATGGAGAAGCCCTTCTACTGATGATGGTACACTGCATGGGCTGCTCACAACCTGATTCCATTCGGATGGAAGCATTTAAACTTGCACAAGGTTTTGCGGTAATAATGCAGCTTATTCTTCTTATAGACCATGTTACAGTATTGTGCTATGTTCATGTGGAAACCATTATCATATTATTGTTGGTTCTTtctatcctatttttttctctgTCCAGAGATCTCAACAAGGATGTCTAAAAATGATGAGTTTATGCTGTGAACCTATTGTCCAAGCCATTATTAGTGCAATGAGTGGTTGTAAATCTAGTTCTGGAAAGATTGCCACACATAAAGTACCTTTACTGGTGGAGGCTTGCCGCCTGGCATTAATAACTCGTTGGGCAGGGGTTCATCatattttcttttggaaacttgggGTTCACCAAATTCTGCTTGATCTTCTTCTAAGTAATTCTTACAAATTCAAGACATCACAACATTTTATGTCGTTGAAAGATCTGTTAGCCACAGTGCAGGAGGGCCTTAACTCTAGTCATTTGCTAGTTTTAAGGCCATACATCTGGGATATTCTTGGATGGCTCGCAATTCACTGTCAAGAAGCTTTTAACCCTGACACACATGGATGCTCCCTGAATGTTCTTATTTCCTGTGCATGGTATGTATCCTAATCTTTGGCTCTGATTcacacattttttttcctttatacaCTGAGATAACGTTTTTATACTGATTCTTGTTCTTTTTAATAGCCTGGTCTTTGTGGATGCAATTCATAGCATGCGCCAAGTTGCTCAAAGTGATATCTCTTACATTTCCACTCATGAACCAATATCTAGAGCAGTTTTCATGATGATCTATTCTCCATGCCAATATATTGCAACTCATGCAAAGGATATCCTGTCTGAAGTACTGATGTCTGAAAAAGTTAATTTGGAGTATTTACTTGGTACCTTAAAGTCCACTTCTGATGATAATAAATATAGGGCATTTGGTAACATTCAAATTGCATTGAACTTGATGGGCTTAGCATGTTATTCAGGTTTGTCCAAGTATCAAAGTGTTATTATCAAAAGTGGTGGTATAAAAATCCTATTGACCTTTATTAGGTGGTGCTTAAAAAATGATGTTAGTATGAGAAGATTGAGCATTGCTCGTCATCTACATCACACATCTACTGAGACAATTTGTTGTTGCGTTGATAATGAAGATTGGGAAGGTGAAGACATACTTTTGTTTTTCAGTCTGTGGGTGCTAGCTGAGTTGGTACAAAGTTCAAAATCTGCAGAAAATTATCCAGAGTTGACCTCTGGCCTGGTGGATCATCTTCTGGAATTGGAAAGTTCTGAAGGTCAAATATTAATCAGCATGTTACAACAGATATGTGGTGGCACTTTTAGTGCTGGACCTAGATGGTATGCCACATATATCCTAAGCTACTTTGGTTGTTATGGTTTTCCCAGTAAACTTGGGAAAAGAATTGGAGAAGCACATAACAATAATGAACTCGCTGACTTAAAACTCATTCTTGCAAATGGGGAATCTGTGAGAGTTCATGATGTCATTCTTATGGTTAGATGTCCATCATTGCTGCCCATGGGTGAATTTCCACAAAATGAGAAAACATGTGATGGTTTTGCTGCAAGGCAGAATATTGAGAAGAgcaaagagataagagaagttCGTTTATCTGCCCATGTTGATCATCAGGCATTGTTGAAACTTCTGGAGTTCGTTTATACAGGATATGTAGAAGGAGTGACGGATTTGTTGAAGCAGTTAAAAATTCTCGCTAGACGCTGTAATTTACAGACTTTATCTCATATGCTTTCTGGAAAACGCCCAAAGTGGGATAGTGCTATCGCTTGCTGCGACTTTACTCCTGCTCTTGGACCAGCTGGCTGCTATTTCTCGTAAGATACTATGATCAAATACTCATACTAAGTAAGGACTTCATTGAGTCCATTTTTTCCCACTGTATCTGGTTGTGGATTTTTTAGTATTCTCTCTCGAAACTCTTTATCCTTTTTGTTGTCCAATTACTTGGTAGTTTGGCTGTTGGTAGGCAGTCTTGAGTTTTTCATCATTCATCAAGTAGATCTTTTCAGACaataaaataacagaaaactTTGTATTTATGGGCTTCAATTCATTAGCATCATCCCCTAGGAGAAATTCTCAGCAAACCGTCGATCAAATAGGTGGCACATTGAAAGGGGTATTCTTCATTTCTGAAGGCGCACATTTTTATTGATTGTCTTGCTTATTCTAGGGTTTCCATGGTCACTGCATCACTATATGCTGGTTCTACAATTATATTAGTTTTTATCTTCAACAATTGGTTCTAAtactgtttattttttttactacaGGGATGTCATCTTGGAAGCTAAAGCAACAGAAGTAATGCATTGGACATGCAGTGTTTGCTCACAAAGTGTGCCACATATGCATGTCCACAAAATCATTTTATGGGCCAGTTGTGATTATTTGCGGGCGTTGTTTCAGTCAGGAATGCAAGACAGGTGCCATACTAAAATATAACTTAGTAATGTGTTTAAGGAATTTGTTTGAAGTGAACAATGAGAAACGAAAAAGCCTAACCAAAATTCTTTTCTTTGCTGGTTAAGTAATGATATGTATGAAATGAACAATGAGAACTATTTGATTGTATGTTATTTGTACCATGAGCCCTTAGATATTGTGTGCATTACAACATTTGTTACCCAGACATCTGAAAATTGGTGCCATAAGCATGTACTTTCAACTTCTAGATAATGTGTGCATTACAACATTTGTTAAAATTGGTGCCATAAGCATGTCTAACACTTTCAACTCTGATAGTGTGATCTAGGGGTGGCATTTTTCAACATGGTCCCAAACAAGAATAT
This window encodes:
- the LOC122652666 gene encoding BTB/POZ domain-containing protein At1g04390 isoform X2, whose amino-acid sequence is MKSSKQGAKKNRSLGDHALTLHQRLYQALNLGIKSYNNRERKWHCTDVEIQRLALRSISAFLDCISPETSEHSIVKDSINDMLVALEGILQSKNEAILRMAINVTMKLVDVLGNSILQYYVLKLVHPLSSLLSFHDSHVEVSCSIALNQILSKLSLWRIKRQEEVCTILRETNTVEHIVRGLLDFTTGTRSFEYFQEMASLLTTILWRWPPFRYPVWSNGKLLQVLGALCVKPDSSAAVVLLPLYSALALCGTGAMKLLENGEALLLMMVHCMGCSQPDSIRMEAFKLAQGFARSQQGCLKMMSLCCEPIVQAIISAMSGCKSSSGKIATHKVPLLVEACRLALITRWAGVHHIFFWKLGVHQILLDLLLSNSYKFKTSQHFMSLKDLLATVQEGLNSSHLLVLRPYIWDILGWLAIHCQEAFNPDTHGCSLNVLISCACLVFVDAIHSMRQVAQSDISYISTHEPISRAVFMMIYSPCQYIATHAKDILSEVLMSEKVNLEYLLGTLKSTSDDNKYRAFGNIQIALNLMGLACYSGLSKYQSVIIKSGGIKILLTFIRWCLKNDVSMRRLSIARHLHHTSTETICCCVDNEDWEGEDILLFFSLWVLAELVQSSKSAENYPELTSGLVDHLLELESSEGQILISMLQQICGGTFSAGPRWYATYILSYFGCYGFPSKLGKRIGEAHNNNELADLKLILANGESVRVHDVILMVRCPSLLPMGEFPQNEKTCDGFAARQNIEKSKEIREVRLSAHVDHQALSHMLSGKRPKWDSAIACCDFTPALGPAGCYFSDVILEAKATEVMHWTCSVCSQSVPHMHVHKIILWASCDYLRALFQSGMQDSYSQTIRVPVGWEALWKLVRWFYSDGLPKPITGCLWDNMDLEPQLHELQPYIELCWLAEFWFLEDVQENCLSIVASCLESSRHLSFKVISVAARFSQWKIVEIAANCMAPLFPQLRDSGELEALDEELVDMVRAAYVRCSQVGASDHSE
- the LOC122652666 gene encoding BTB/POZ domain-containing protein At1g04390 isoform X1, with translation MKSSKQGAKKNRSLGDHALTLHQRLYQALNLGIKSYNNRERKWHCTDVEIQRLALRSISAFLDCISPETSEHSIVKDSINDMLVALEGILQSKNEAILRMAINVTMKLVDVLGNSILQYYVLKLVHPLSSLLSFHDSHVEVSCSIALNQILSKLSLWRIKRQEEVCTILRETNTVEHIVRGLLDFTTGTRSFEYFQEMASLLTTILWRWPPFRYPVWSNGKLLQVLGALCVKPDSSAAVVLLPLYSALALCGTGAMKLLENGEALLLMMVHCMGCSQPDSIRMEAFKLAQGFARSQQGCLKMMSLCCEPIVQAIISAMSGCKSSSGKIATHKVPLLVEACRLALITRWAGVHHIFFWKLGVHQILLDLLLSNSYKFKTSQHFMSLKDLLATVQEGLNSSHLLVLRPYIWDILGWLAIHCQEAFNPDTHGCSLNVLISCACLVFVDAIHSMRQVAQSDISYISTHEPISRAVFMMIYSPCQYIATHAKDILSEVLMSEKVNLEYLLGTLKSTSDDNKYRAFGNIQIALNLMGLACYSGLSKYQSVIIKSGGIKILLTFIRWCLKNDVSMRRLSIARHLHHTSTETICCCVDNEDWEGEDILLFFSLWVLAELVQSSKSAENYPELTSGLVDHLLELESSEGQILISMLQQICGGTFSAGPRWYATYILSYFGCYGFPSKLGKRIGEAHNNNELADLKLILANGESVRVHDVILMVRCPSLLPMGEFPQNEKTCDGFAARQNIEKSKEIREVRLSAHVDHQALLKLLEFVYTGYVEGVTDLLKQLKILARRCNLQTLSHMLSGKRPKWDSAIACCDFTPALGPAGCYFSDVILEAKATEVMHWTCSVCSQSVPHMHVHKIILWASCDYLRALFQSGMQDSYSQTIRVPVGWEALWKLVRWFYSDGLPKPITGCLWDNMDLEPQLHELQPYIELCWLAEFWFLEDVQENCLSIVASCLESSRHLSFKVISVAARFSQWKIVEIAANCMAPLFPQLRDSGELEALDEELVDMVRAAYVRCSQVGASDHSE